One Ananas comosus cultivar F153 linkage group 1, ASM154086v1, whole genome shotgun sequence DNA window includes the following coding sequences:
- the LOC109718044 gene encoding glucose-6-phosphate 1-dehydrogenase, chloroplastic-like isoform X1 yields the protein MSVCSHYALRFSIASSTSPFNNGGTRLSGWGRRRRTQFGARRSSQMGFLMRSSNGYPLIGVSLKDEVLSDKQPMGGLESVDSTVSITVVGASGDLARKKIFPALFALFYDNFLPEHFTVFGYARRKLTDEELREMISKTLTCRIDESENCGDKMEQFLQRCFYQSGQYNSEEDFSELDRKLKEKEAGKLPNRLFYLSIPPNIFVDVVRSASRSASSPTGWTRFIVEKPFGRDSESSAELTRCLKKYLSEDQIFRIDHYLGKELVENLSVLRFSNLVFEPLWSRNYIRNVQLIFSEDFGTEGRGGYFDNYGIIRDIMQNHLLQILALFAMETPVSLDAEDIRNEKVKVLRSMRALQLDDVVVGQYKGHTKGGKSYPAYIDDPTVPKGSLTPTFAAAALFIDNARWDGVPFLMKAGKALHTRRAEIRVQFRHVPGNLYKRTFGTDLDKATNELVIHVQPNEAIYLKINNKVPGLSMRLDRSNLNLLYSERYPREIPDAYERLLLDAIEGEHRLFIRSDELDAAWALFTPLLKELENRKVAPELYPYGSRGPVGAHYLAAKYNVRWGDLSSDGT from the exons ATGAGTGTGTGCTCCCACTACGCTCTTCGCTTCTCGATCGCCTCATCGACCTCCCCCTTTAACAATGGGGGGACTCGCCTCTCAgggtgggggaggaggaggaggacccAATTCGGGGCCCGTAGGAGCTCGCAAATGGGGTTTCTGATGAGATCCTCCAATGGGTACCCGCTAATTGGGGTCTCCTTGAAGGATG AGGTGCTTAGTGACAAACAGCCAATGGGGGGACTAGAATCTGTGGATAGCACTGTTAGCATTACTGTTGTAGGAGCTTCCGGAGACCTCGCGAGGAAGAAGATCTTTCCGGCACTTTTCGCTCTTTTCTACGATAATTTTCTTCCTGAG CATTTTACGGTTTTCGGTTACGCTCGTCGTAAATTAACTGATGAAGAGCTGAGAGAGATGATAAGCAAAACATTGACTTGTAGAATTGATGAGAG CGAAAACTGCGGCGACAAGATGGAGCAGTTCTTGCAGAGGTGCTTTTATCAATCCGGGCAGTACAATTCAGAGGAAGATTTTTCCGAGTTGGACCGAAAGCTTAAAGAAAAAGAG GCAGGCAAGCTACCAAATAGGTTATTCTACTTATCAATTCCGCCAAACATATTTGTCGATGTGGTGAGAAGTGCAAGCCGTTCTGCTTCTTCTCCGACTGGATGGACGCGTTTCATAGTTGAAAAGCCGTTCGGCCGTGACTCTGAGTCATCTGCAGAACTTACACGCTGCCTTAAGAAGTACTTGAGCGAGGATCAAATTTTCAG GATTGACCACTATTTGGGAAAAGAGCTAGTTGAAAACCTTTCAGTTCTTCGGTTTTCCAATCTTGTTTTTGAACCATTATGGTCCCGGAACTACATCAGGAACGTTCAACTTATATTTTCTGAAGATTTTGGAACCGAGGGTCGGGGCGG GTACTTTGACAACTACGGAATCATTAGGGACATTATGCAGAATCATCTGCTCCAAATATTAGCTTTATTTGCTATGGAAACTCCTGTCAGTTTGGATGCTGAGGACATTCGAAATGAAAAG GTAAAAGTATTACGATCTATGAGGGCATTGCAACTGGACGATGTTGTGGTGGGACAATATAAAGGTCATACAAAGGGTGGAAAATCTTACCCAGCTTATATTGATGACCCAACCGTGCCGAAGGGCAGTCTCACTCCGACCTTTGCAGCTGCTGCTCTTTTCATTGACAATGCAAGATGGGATGGTGTCCCTTTCTTAATGAAAGCTGGAAAAGCCTTACATACTAGGCG GGCAGAGATTAGGGTTCAGTTCAGGCACGTACCTGGCAACTTGTACAAGCGCACTTTTGGAACCGATTTGGACAAAGCAACTAATGAGCTTGTGATCCATGTGCAACCCAATGAAGCTATATATCTGAAGATAAACAATAAGGTTCCAGGGCTGAGCATGAGACTGGACAGGAGTAATTTGAATCTACTTTACTCCGAGAG ATACCCACGAGAGATACCAGATGCATATGAGAGGCTGCTCCTAGATGCGATTGAAGGAGAACACCGACTGTTCATCAGAAGCGATGAGCTCGATGCAGCTTGGGCTCTCTTTACACCATTGCTTAAAGAATTAGAAAATAGGAAGGTCGCACCGGAGCTATACCCGTATGGGAGCAGAGGACCAGTTGGAGCACACTATCTTGCTGCCAAGTACAATGTGCGCTGGGGAGATCTCAGCAGCGACGGCACTTAG
- the LOC109718044 gene encoding glucose-6-phosphate 1-dehydrogenase, chloroplastic-like isoform X2, translating into MHFTVFGYARRKLTDEELREMISKTLTCRIDESENCGDKMEQFLQRCFYQSGQYNSEEDFSELDRKLKEKEAGKLPNRLFYLSIPPNIFVDVVRSASRSASSPTGWTRFIVEKPFGRDSESSAELTRCLKKYLSEDQIFRIDHYLGKELVENLSVLRFSNLVFEPLWSRNYIRNVQLIFSEDFGTEGRGGYFDNYGIIRDIMQNHLLQILALFAMETPVSLDAEDIRNEKVKVLRSMRALQLDDVVVGQYKGHTKGGKSYPAYIDDPTVPKGSLTPTFAAAALFIDNARWDGVPFLMKAGKALHTRRAEIRVQFRHVPGNLYKRTFGTDLDKATNELVIHVQPNEAIYLKINNKVPGLSMRLDRSNLNLLYSERYPREIPDAYERLLLDAIEGEHRLFIRSDELDAAWALFTPLLKELENRKVAPELYPYGSRGPVGAHYLAAKYNVRWGDLSSDGT; encoded by the exons ATG CATTTTACGGTTTTCGGTTACGCTCGTCGTAAATTAACTGATGAAGAGCTGAGAGAGATGATAAGCAAAACATTGACTTGTAGAATTGATGAGAG CGAAAACTGCGGCGACAAGATGGAGCAGTTCTTGCAGAGGTGCTTTTATCAATCCGGGCAGTACAATTCAGAGGAAGATTTTTCCGAGTTGGACCGAAAGCTTAAAGAAAAAGAG GCAGGCAAGCTACCAAATAGGTTATTCTACTTATCAATTCCGCCAAACATATTTGTCGATGTGGTGAGAAGTGCAAGCCGTTCTGCTTCTTCTCCGACTGGATGGACGCGTTTCATAGTTGAAAAGCCGTTCGGCCGTGACTCTGAGTCATCTGCAGAACTTACACGCTGCCTTAAGAAGTACTTGAGCGAGGATCAAATTTTCAG GATTGACCACTATTTGGGAAAAGAGCTAGTTGAAAACCTTTCAGTTCTTCGGTTTTCCAATCTTGTTTTTGAACCATTATGGTCCCGGAACTACATCAGGAACGTTCAACTTATATTTTCTGAAGATTTTGGAACCGAGGGTCGGGGCGG GTACTTTGACAACTACGGAATCATTAGGGACATTATGCAGAATCATCTGCTCCAAATATTAGCTTTATTTGCTATGGAAACTCCTGTCAGTTTGGATGCTGAGGACATTCGAAATGAAAAG GTAAAAGTATTACGATCTATGAGGGCATTGCAACTGGACGATGTTGTGGTGGGACAATATAAAGGTCATACAAAGGGTGGAAAATCTTACCCAGCTTATATTGATGACCCAACCGTGCCGAAGGGCAGTCTCACTCCGACCTTTGCAGCTGCTGCTCTTTTCATTGACAATGCAAGATGGGATGGTGTCCCTTTCTTAATGAAAGCTGGAAAAGCCTTACATACTAGGCG GGCAGAGATTAGGGTTCAGTTCAGGCACGTACCTGGCAACTTGTACAAGCGCACTTTTGGAACCGATTTGGACAAAGCAACTAATGAGCTTGTGATCCATGTGCAACCCAATGAAGCTATATATCTGAAGATAAACAATAAGGTTCCAGGGCTGAGCATGAGACTGGACAGGAGTAATTTGAATCTACTTTACTCCGAGAG ATACCCACGAGAGATACCAGATGCATATGAGAGGCTGCTCCTAGATGCGATTGAAGGAGAACACCGACTGTTCATCAGAAGCGATGAGCTCGATGCAGCTTGGGCTCTCTTTACACCATTGCTTAAAGAATTAGAAAATAGGAAGGTCGCACCGGAGCTATACCCGTATGGGAGCAGAGGACCAGTTGGAGCACACTATCTTGCTGCCAAGTACAATGTGCGCTGGGGAGATCTCAGCAGCGACGGCACTTAG